A genomic window from Brassica oleracea var. oleracea cultivar TO1000 chromosome C8, BOL, whole genome shotgun sequence includes:
- the LOC106311211 gene encoding uncharacterized protein LOC106311211, which produces MSESMNHHRMSFTKKLKSTFSIAGCFRTTNHPQSLPEQPPSPTTPNETSTQSPIKTKSPRLTRTLSKSHEKCKNLIHRIGEGGHGKHIRRHTTDFHYDPSSYALNFDRGEEDQNVNRFPRYNFSSRLPRSPPSSTTATESSFTIHNLLR; this is translated from the coding sequence ATGAGCGAATCAATGAACCATCATCGCATGTCTTTTACAAAGAAACTCAAATCAACTTTTTCAATCGCCGGGTGTTTCCGAACGACCAACCATCCCCAAAGTCTCCCTGAACAACCACCATCTCCGACAACTCCAAATGAGACATCTACACAAAGCCCCATCAAGACCAAATCTCCTAGACTCACTCGAACCTTGTCCAAATCACACGAAAAATGCAAAAATCTGATCCACCGGATCGGGGAAGGCGGACACGGTAAGCACATTAGACGCCACACGACTGATTTTCATTATGATCCGTCGAGCTATGCGCTTAACTTTGACAGGGGAGAAGAGGATCAAAATGTTAATCGTTTTCCACGTTACAATTTCTCCTCTAGGCTGCCTCGTTCACCGCCTTCCTCCACCACGGCGACAGAATCGTCGTTCACTATTCATAACCTTTTGCGGTGA